In Aegilops tauschii subsp. strangulata cultivar AL8/78 chromosome 3, Aet v6.0, whole genome shotgun sequence, one genomic interval encodes:
- the LOC141042768 gene encoding uncharacterized protein — translation MDMTRQLPEDMLLDVLRRLPPRCLAARCVRKEWRAAVDGHRLLRTDLLPLSLDGVFLELRDPDLPLERMEHPMPALFSRRTTARRIAASLDYPDTPSVFDCGVQDCCNGLLLLLCGHVVNPARLQWVELPAAPPRCCDLCMSGHYLVFDPTVSQHYEVLSVPDILSGPRF, via the coding sequence ATGGACATGACCAGGCAGCTACCCGAGGACATGCTCCTAGACGtcctccgccgcctccctccccGCTGCCTCGCGGCCCGCTGCGTCCGCAAGGAATGGCGCGCCGCCGTCGACGGCCACCGCCTATTGCGCACGGACCTTCTCCCGCTCTCGCTCGACGGCGTCTTCCTCGAGCTGCGCGACCCGGACCTGCCCCTCGAGCGGATGGAGCACCCCATGCCCGCGCTCTTCTCACGCCGCACCACGGCGCGCCGGATCGCCGCCAGCCTCGACTACCCGGACACCCCCTCCGTGTTTGACTGCGGCGTGCAGGACTGCTGCaacggcctcctcctcctgctctgCGGCCACGTGGTCAACCCTGCCAGGCTGCAGTGGGTGGAGTTGCCCGCAGCGCCGCCCCGGTGCTGCGATCTCTGCATGAGCGGTCACTACCTCGTGTTTGATCCGACGGTGTCGCAGCACTACGAGGTGCTCTCGGTCCCGGACatactgtcaggaccccgattctaa